A single window of Nostoc sp. C052 DNA harbors:
- a CDS encoding glycosyltransferase, protein MKKHLSQSLPIAAPSRKLKITILTVGSRGDLQPYCALAIGLKRAGHEVTVATHENFELFVRKFDLKFAPIAGNMQEFLQSKQGQRLIAGEKLKKEEGDKLLLQQLESAWSACVGSEVIIYTPLATFGYHIAEKLGVPCFFASVLPLTPTGMFGFLRFAQITKNPLKKAINYGSYLLVEFLHWQRYRQLLNHFRTETLKLPSLPYFGRRFRQKTPANVSRIPVLYGFSSHVIPRPRDWPAWVYVTGFWFIDQASEYEPPLELEDFLGRKQLPLCFGFGSMTMPNPEYLTHYIVEALKKTHQGGIILSGWGDVGRTVNIKDSLRVFVIKEVPHDWLFPQVPAVVHHGGASTTAAVLRAGTPSITVPFFADQPVWGEKLTRLGVSPAPIPYKKVSDKTLAAAIEIVLCDEVMRKKAQELGEKIRGEDGVANAVEVFHRHLGLIG, encoded by the coding sequence TTGAAAAAGCATTTGAGCCAAAGTCTACCCATAGCAGCACCAAGCCGGAAACTGAAGATTACGATCCTAACAGTAGGTTCAAGGGGAGACTTGCAACCATACTGCGCTTTGGCTATTGGCTTGAAACGTGCTGGGCATGAAGTAACCGTAGCAACCCATGAGAACTTTGAGTTATTTGTGAGGAAGTTTGATTTAAAGTTTGCGCCAATCGCTGGCAATATGCAAGAGTTTTTGCAATCCAAACAAGGGCAGCGATTGATTGCGGGAGAAAAGTTGAAAAAAGAAGAGGGAGATAAGCTTTTACTTCAACAGTTGGAATCAGCTTGGAGTGCGTGTGTTGGAAGTGAGGTAATTATTTACACGCCGTTAGCTACCTTTGGATATCACATTGCAGAGAAATTAGGCGTACCCTGCTTTTTTGCATCAGTTCTGCCGTTGACTCCTACAGGGATGTTTGGGTTTTTGAGATTTGCTCAAATAACTAAAAACCCACTAAAGAAAGCGATCAATTATGGCAGCTACTTACTAGTAGAGTTTTTGCACTGGCAAAGATATCGTCAACTGCTCAATCACTTCAGAACAGAAACATTGAAATTGCCGTCTCTACCATATTTCGGCAGACGCTTCAGACAGAAGACTCCGGCAAATGTATCACGAATCCCTGTACTGTATGGATTTAGTTCGCACGTCATCCCAAGACCCCGTGACTGGCCTGCATGGGTGTATGTAACTGGTTTTTGGTTTATTGACCAAGCCTCCGAATATGAGCCACCTCTGGAACTAGAGGATTTTTTGGGACGAAAGCAATTACCTTTGTGTTTTGGATTTGGGAGCATGACAATGCCCAATCCAGAATATCTCACACACTATATCGTGGAAGCCTTAAAGAAAACACATCAAGGCGGGATTATATTGTCAGGCTGGGGCGACGTTGGAAGAACAGTGAATATAAAAGATTCGCTACGAGTGTTTGTGATCAAGGAAGTTCCGCATGATTGGTTATTTCCTCAAGTGCCAGCAGTAGTACATCACGGAGGAGCTAGTACAACGGCAGCAGTGTTACGTGCGGGGACACCATCAATTACCGTACCCTTTTTTGCAGATCAGCCAGTTTGGGGAGAAAAGCTAACTCGGTTGGGAGTCAGCCCTGCGCCGATACCGTACAAGAAGGTATCAGATAAAACTTTAGCGGCAGCGATTGAAATCGTACTGTGCGATGAGGTGATGCGGAAGAAAGCACAAGAGTTGGGTGAGAAGATTAGGGGTGAAGATGGTGTGGCGAATGCTGTTGAAGTATTTCATCGACATTTGGGGTTGATTGGGTGA
- a CDS encoding TetR/AcrR family transcriptional regulator codes for MLETSGSQPETLSRLRAMTQKQEQILQGAMQVFLRDGYAGTSMDRVSTEAGVSKQTIYSHFQDKEGLFKALIERVTLASFQGIFCTEDLHGEPTILLREIAETYLTKVAENPEYLALFRLIITESQRFPELAKLYTQTVIQRGQLLLSQYLASHPELRISDPEATAQIFFGSLVSYVMVQEMLYGKEMMPLSRDRILDSLMSFLLAHTNK; via the coding sequence ATGCTTGAAACCTCTGGTTCCCAACCTGAAACTTTATCTCGTTTAAGAGCCATGACTCAAAAACAGGAGCAAATTTTGCAAGGAGCCATGCAGGTATTCTTGAGGGATGGCTATGCTGGAACCAGCATGGATCGGGTAAGTACGGAAGCTGGAGTATCTAAGCAGACAATATACAGTCACTTTCAAGATAAAGAAGGATTATTTAAGGCGTTGATCGAAAGGGTAACACTTGCTAGTTTCCAGGGAATTTTTTGTACAGAAGATTTGCATGGTGAGCCAACGATTTTATTGCGTGAAATTGCTGAAACCTATCTGACGAAAGTTGCCGAGAATCCTGAATACTTAGCACTATTCCGCTTGATTATTACCGAGTCGCAACGCTTTCCAGAATTAGCAAAATTATATACTCAAACAGTGATTCAACGTGGACAGCTATTACTAAGCCAGTATTTAGCTTCTCATCCAGAATTACGCATTAGTGACCCAGAAGCAACAGCACAAATCTTTTTTGGTTCGCTGGTATCCTATGTGATGGTGCAGGAAATGCTCTATGGCAAAGAAATGATGCCATTGTCACGCGATCGCATTTTAGATAGTTTAATGAGTTTCCTACTTGCCCACACAAACAAATGA
- a CDS encoding AGE family epimerase/isomerase: MSNIDFSFSDLIAGYVTAFDSSKGDSGTFDLKTSDGRKFEVALTSMTYGELVRNLNEPFFDCTSQISSMLVPDCYLFVYGIFYPETGEHKFEAKHIVFLGRTENEYLFERPDWWVKQIRSLGDFYLKAQFEDGEIDYRKYRTGIGLVGSKEDSNRQETDTISRLVYGFATAYMMTGDDRYLEAAEKGTEYLRQHMRFLDEGEGICYWYHGVDVNPGGSEQKIFSSEFGDDYDAIPAYEQIYALAGPTQTYRITGDPRIIKDIELTINLFDKYFLDKTEKGGFFSHIDPITLSPHSQTLGHNRAKKNWNSVGDHAPAYLINLWLATGKEEYATFLEYTFDTIEKRFPDYDHSPFVQERFHEDWSHDTTWGWQQNRAVVGHNLKIAWNLMRMNHLKPKENYVTLAEKIGEIMPAVGSDQQRGGWYDVVERTLKPGQEVHRFVWHNRKAWWQQEQAILAYLILSGSLDKPEYQRQAREAAAFYNAWFLDYVAGGIYFNVLSNGIPYLLGTERGKGSHSMSGYHSFELAYLACVYTNLLITKQPMDLYFKPKPGGFKDNILRVAPDILPPGSVRIGDVWIDGQRYADFDAANLTVKLPISQDAVKVRVRLLPTQVSFDATVLEVSNGIAKISLTGLLDANGVVHFQEAITKATAQPINRLVLLLQDLECITTAGLRALIFTKQKLGSHVELYIVGAPENVKQFLTTSAFCDSVTVLERYETAEMASV; the protein is encoded by the coding sequence ATGAGTAATATAGACTTCTCATTTTCAGATTTGATTGCTGGGTATGTTACCGCTTTTGATTCAAGTAAAGGAGATTCTGGTACTTTCGATCTCAAAACTTCAGATGGCAGGAAATTTGAAGTAGCATTGACCTCAATGACCTATGGTGAACTAGTACGCAATTTAAATGAGCCTTTCTTTGATTGCACTAGCCAAATAAGTTCAATGCTCGTTCCAGATTGCTATCTTTTCGTGTATGGCATTTTTTATCCTGAAACAGGCGAGCATAAGTTTGAAGCTAAACACATAGTTTTTCTGGGTAGAACAGAAAACGAGTATCTTTTTGAAAGACCAGATTGGTGGGTTAAGCAAATCCGAAGCTTGGGCGATTTTTACCTCAAAGCTCAGTTTGAAGATGGCGAAATTGATTACCGGAAATATCGCACTGGTATCGGTTTAGTTGGTTCCAAAGAAGATAGTAATCGTCAGGAAACTGATACTATTTCTCGCCTAGTTTACGGTTTTGCCACAGCCTACATGATGACTGGGGATGATCGCTATTTGGAAGCCGCGGAAAAAGGTACTGAATACCTGCGCCAACACATGCGTTTCCTCGATGAAGGCGAAGGAATTTGCTATTGGTATCACGGTGTTGATGTCAATCCCGGCGGTAGCGAACAGAAAATATTCTCCTCAGAATTTGGAGATGATTATGATGCTATTCCAGCCTATGAGCAAATTTATGCCTTGGCTGGCCCTACCCAAACCTATCGGATCACCGGCGATCCACGCATCATCAAAGATATCGAGTTAACGATTAATCTGTTTGACAAGTATTTCTTGGACAAAACAGAGAAAGGAGGATTTTTCTCCCATATCGATCCGATTACTCTCAGTCCCCATTCTCAGACTCTAGGCCACAATCGTGCCAAGAAAAACTGGAACTCGGTAGGTGACCATGCCCCAGCTTATTTGATCAATCTGTGGTTGGCGACTGGCAAAGAAGAATACGCAACTTTCTTGGAGTACACCTTCGACACCATTGAAAAGCGTTTCCCCGATTATGACCATAGCCCATTTGTTCAAGAACGTTTTCATGAGGATTGGAGTCACGATACAACTTGGGGATGGCAGCAGAATCGAGCAGTTGTAGGTCATAACCTCAAAATTGCTTGGAACCTAATGCGGATGAACCACCTGAAACCAAAAGAAAACTATGTGACTCTGGCAGAAAAGATTGGAGAAATCATGCCAGCAGTCGGTAGCGACCAACAGCGTGGCGGTTGGTACGATGTGGTGGAACGCACTTTAAAACCAGGACAAGAGGTACACCGCTTTGTTTGGCATAATCGGAAAGCTTGGTGGCAACAGGAACAAGCTATCTTAGCCTACCTAATCTTGAGTGGTTCACTTGATAAACCTGAATACCAACGCCAAGCTCGGGAAGCAGCAGCTTTCTATAATGCTTGGTTCCTAGATTACGTGGCTGGGGGTATCTACTTTAACGTTCTGTCAAATGGGATTCCCTACTTGTTAGGAACAGAACGAGGTAAGGGAAGCCACTCCATGAGTGGTTATCATTCCTTTGAATTGGCCTATTTAGCTTGCGTTTATACAAATCTGCTGATTACTAAACAGCCAATGGATTTGTACTTCAAACCAAAACCAGGTGGCTTTAAGGACAACATTCTGCGAGTTGCACCAGATATCTTACCACCAGGTAGCGTGCGGATTGGGGATGTTTGGATCGATGGGCAAAGGTATGCTGATTTTGATGCTGCCAACCTGACAGTCAAACTGCCGATTAGTCAAGACGCTGTGAAAGTTAGAGTTCGGCTTCTGCCGACTCAAGTATCTTTCGACGCAACAGTGTTGGAAGTCAGTAATGGTATTGCCAAAATCTCCTTAACTGGGTTATTGGATGCCAATGGCGTGGTACATTTTCAGGAAGCCATAACCAAAGCCACAGCACAGCCAATTAATCGTCTCGTCTTACTACTACAAGACCTGGAATGTATTACTACTGCTGGTCTGCGGGCCCTAATTTTTACTAAGCAAAAACTGGGTTCTCATGTTGAACTCTACATAGTCGGCGCACCGGAGAATGTAAAACAATTTCTGACTACGAGTGCATTTTGCGACAGTGTAACTGTCTTAGAACGGTATGAAACTGCTGAGATGGCCAGTGTGTAG
- the rpaB gene encoding response regulator transcription factor RpaB, translating into MVESSRCGGTALRNLSGDKGTILVVDDEASIRRILQTRLEMIGYSVVTASDGEEALSAFRLLTPDLIVLDVMMPKLDGYGVCQELRKQSEVPIIMLTALADVADRITGLELGADDYMTKPFSPKELEARIACVLKRRSHKTSINTIPNSLVIHAGDLKIDTSKRQVHKNEQRIRLTGVEFSLLELLVNHSGKIFSRVEILQQLWGFVPEMNTDTRVVDVHISRLRTKVESDPNDPEFIMTARGSGYFFPRIIDSEQE; encoded by the coding sequence ATGGTTGAGAGTTCTCGCTGTGGAGGAACAGCGTTGAGAAACTTATCAGGTGATAAAGGCACAATCCTAGTAGTTGATGACGAAGCCAGCATCCGTCGAATTTTACAGACGCGTCTAGAAATGATTGGCTACAGCGTAGTTACAGCTAGTGATGGTGAAGAAGCTTTGTCAGCTTTTCGCCTGTTGACCCCTGATTTAATAGTTCTGGATGTAATGATGCCAAAGCTGGATGGCTACGGTGTCTGTCAAGAATTACGGAAACAATCAGAGGTGCCAATTATCATGCTCACAGCCTTGGCAGATGTAGCAGACCGAATCACTGGGCTTGAGCTAGGTGCTGATGACTACATGACGAAACCTTTCTCACCCAAAGAACTAGAAGCTCGAATTGCCTGTGTACTAAAGCGGCGCTCCCACAAAACCAGTATCAATACTATTCCTAACTCTCTTGTAATTCATGCAGGCGACCTGAAAATCGATACAAGTAAGCGGCAAGTGCATAAAAATGAGCAACGCATTCGGTTGACAGGTGTGGAGTTTAGCTTATTAGAGTTGTTAGTTAATCATTCGGGAAAGATTTTTTCAAGGGTTGAAATATTACAGCAATTGTGGGGCTTTGTACCAGAGATGAATACAGACACCCGTGTGGTAGATGTGCATATCTCACGATTGCGGACAAAGGTAGAATCTGACCCCAACGACCCAGAGTTCATTATGACAGCAAGAGGTAGTGGTTATTTTTTCCCACGAATTATTGATTCAGAGCAGGAATAA
- a CDS encoding low temperature requirement protein A, whose amino-acid sequence MKKLLKSPELRISEAKEEERHATWLELFFDLFFVVAISELAHNLNRDISLSGLLGFLLLFVPIWWSWIGATFYANLFDTDDLGHRLLTALQMLAVAALAVNVHDGLGKSSVGFALSYTIFRVLLLVEFLRAGRHIVTARPLTNRIARGSGFGALLWLVSVFIPLPLRFGFWILALIVEFGIVLTAGKSVHVELAPHASHLPERFGLFTLIVLGETVLAVVNGVAQQEWNFSSTYTAVFGLSIAFSLWWVYFDNLGGSAIQAARACRHVGAYQTWVYMHLPLVISIAATGVGMEHALASDTGLVLVSAERWLICTSLALCFFTLGIIYLTGVSTETRLRCKVRAGYRFMAAAVILILAVAGAGFSAMELIGFIAVVGAVQIILDLRQITSFL is encoded by the coding sequence ATGAAGAAATTGTTGAAATCTCCTGAATTGCGTATTAGCGAAGCTAAGGAAGAAGAACGACATGCGACATGGTTAGAACTCTTTTTCGATCTATTTTTCGTAGTTGCGATTTCGGAGCTGGCTCACAATCTCAATCGGGATATCTCACTATCAGGCTTGCTTGGCTTTCTGCTGCTCTTTGTACCAATTTGGTGGTCTTGGATTGGGGCTACGTTTTACGCCAACTTATTTGATACTGATGATTTGGGACACCGACTGCTAACCGCCTTACAAATGCTTGCAGTGGCAGCACTAGCAGTAAATGTACACGATGGGTTGGGTAAAAGTTCAGTTGGTTTTGCTCTTTCCTACACTATTTTTCGGGTGTTACTCCTCGTTGAGTTCTTGCGTGCTGGAAGGCATATAGTAACAGCACGACCATTAACAAACCGAATCGCGAGAGGTTCTGGATTTGGGGCATTGCTTTGGCTGGTGTCAGTATTTATACCCTTGCCACTGCGATTTGGGTTTTGGATATTAGCGCTGATAGTAGAATTTGGAATAGTATTAACAGCAGGAAAGTCTGTCCATGTGGAACTGGCTCCCCATGCTTCACACTTGCCTGAACGTTTTGGCTTATTTACCTTAATTGTGCTAGGCGAGACAGTCTTAGCGGTAGTTAATGGAGTCGCACAACAGGAGTGGAATTTCTCATCAACATATACTGCCGTGTTTGGCTTAAGTATTGCTTTTAGTTTGTGGTGGGTGTATTTTGATAACCTCGGTGGTTCAGCAATCCAGGCTGCTCGTGCCTGCCGCCACGTAGGAGCTTATCAAACTTGGGTCTATATGCACTTACCCTTGGTGATTAGTATTGCCGCTACCGGAGTTGGGATGGAACACGCTCTAGCAAGTGATACAGGTCTGGTACTGGTGTCTGCTGAACGCTGGCTAATTTGCACTAGCTTAGCGCTGTGCTTCTTTACCCTTGGAATCATTTATCTTACTGGTGTGAGTACTGAGACTAGACTACGCTGCAAAGTCCGGGCGGGGTATCGCTTTATGGCAGCAGCTGTTATCCTAATTCTCGCTGTAGCTGGCGCGGGTTTTTCAGCTATGGAGTTGATCGGGTTTATAGCTGTGGTTGGTGCTGTTCAAATTATCCTCGATCTGCGTCAGATTACTAGTTTTTTATAA
- a CDS encoding ATP-binding protein: MDVMMLDALRQVSLFAQLTDEQFQWLSEHGHELWLAPGEYIALEGQPIENFYVLIKGEIEFRKQVGNVERHIMSFGPGTYTGHELILLDVPHYLVNVRAVKPTYMLKWDTDTFWKMLTTCPAITRDLLIITAQRVQMLESMSQHHQKLIALGTLAAGLAHELNNPATAVVRGAKHLHTIFQQLPYLGLKLNHRQMTKEQLLFLDNLLHIVIARAETPCHLEDLLAQSDREQEVTTWLDSHNVPDGWKIASSLVRGGLDIQCLDTIVEQLPPESLAEVLAWLESTLTGIELLDEIDQSSGRISELVKAIKEYSYMDQAPMQEVDIHQGLESTLTILGHKLKGGITLTRNYDQTLPLVSVYGSELNQVWTNMIDNAIDAMNGQGQIMIRTARENNCVLVEIANNGPAIPPEIQERIFEPFFTTKGVGQGTGLGLVISYRIVEKHKGEIRLFSEPGNTRFQVVLPISLVETTSEHHECQFIPFENTAMQFIHN, encoded by the coding sequence ATGGATGTAATGATGTTAGATGCTTTGCGTCAAGTGTCACTTTTTGCACAATTGACAGATGAGCAATTCCAATGGTTGTCTGAACACGGCCATGAACTATGGTTGGCTCCAGGAGAATATATCGCCCTTGAGGGACAACCAATAGAAAATTTCTACGTTTTGATCAAAGGCGAGATTGAGTTTAGAAAACAGGTCGGTAACGTAGAAAGACACATCATGAGTTTTGGTCCTGGAACATATACAGGTCATGAGTTGATTCTATTAGATGTTCCTCACTATCTCGTCAACGTCCGTGCTGTGAAACCGACTTACATGTTGAAATGGGACACAGATACTTTCTGGAAAATGCTCACAACCTGTCCGGCGATTACACGCGACCTTTTGATCATCACGGCACAACGGGTGCAAATGTTGGAATCTATGTCACAACACCACCAAAAGCTAATTGCACTCGGTACTTTAGCAGCTGGTTTGGCCCACGAGTTGAACAACCCAGCCACAGCCGTCGTCCGAGGTGCGAAGCACTTGCACACAATTTTTCAACAATTGCCATACCTGGGACTTAAACTCAATCACAGGCAGATGACAAAAGAACAACTGTTGTTTCTTGACAACTTGCTGCACATAGTAATTGCACGTGCCGAAACACCCTGCCACTTAGAAGATTTACTAGCACAGAGCGATCGCGAGCAAGAGGTGACAACTTGGCTGGATTCACACAACGTGCCTGACGGCTGGAAAATTGCTTCTTCCTTAGTCCGGGGAGGACTGGATATTCAATGCTTAGATACTATTGTGGAGCAGTTACCCCCAGAATCACTTGCGGAAGTTCTAGCTTGGCTAGAGTCTACACTCACAGGAATTGAGCTGTTGGACGAAATTGACCAAAGTTCGGGGCGGATTTCCGAACTAGTCAAAGCCATTAAAGAGTACTCCTATATGGATCAAGCTCCGATGCAAGAGGTAGATATACACCAAGGACTTGAAAGTACGTTAACTATTCTCGGTCATAAGCTCAAGGGCGGTATTACTCTAACCCGCAATTATGACCAGACCTTACCGCTAGTCTCCGTCTATGGTAGCGAGCTCAATCAAGTATGGACGAACATGATTGACAATGCGATCGATGCCATGAATGGACAAGGACAAATCATGATTCGTACAGCACGAGAAAATAACTGTGTCCTAGTAGAAATTGCCAACAACGGTCCAGCCATTCCCCCAGAGATCCAAGAGCGAATATTCGAGCCGTTTTTTACCACTAAGGGGGTAGGTCAGGGAACAGGCTTAGGTCTAGTCATTAGTTACCGAATTGTCGAAAAGCATAAAGGCGAGATCCGCTTGTTCTCCGAACCAGGAAACACCCGTTTTCAGGTTGTTCTGCCCATATCTTTGGTTGAAACAACATCTGAACACCATGAATGCCAATTTATACCATTTGAAAATACAGCTATGCAATTTATACACAATTAA
- a CDS encoding FAD-dependent oxidoreductase, translating to MVNPVLLTVDDDPGVLRVIERDLRHEYGDRFRVLRADSGANALRVLQQVKLRNETVALCVVDQRMPQMSGVQFLEQAMQIFPSAKRVLLTAYADTDAAISAINTAKIDYYLLKPWEPPQDLLYPVLSDLLDDWVSSYRPPFEGIRIISSRWSPKCHHIKDFLARNHVPYQWLDIETDEEARQWLTYSQCNITHLPLVICPDGSYLTQPTHPEIAEKIGLRMHAQMPFYDLAIVGAGPAGLAAAVYGASEGLRTVLIEKEAPGGQAGTSSRIENYLGFPQGIAGSELARRAVTQAKRFGVEFLSPQEVIDIRLQDSYRIVKLKDGTELSCYALLISTGVSYRKLDVPGIEDLTGAGVYYGAAMTEALSCQNEDVYVVGGANSAGQAAVYISKYARHVTMLVRGNSLATSMSKYLIDQILATDNITVRFHSHIVEVHGQTNLEAVTIANTKTHGQETIPTKLLFILIGARPHTDWLDGTVERDEQGFIITGPSLIHNKQCSKLWKLDREPFLLESSVPGIFVAGDVRNGSVKRVASGVGEGAIAIQFIHQYLSKV from the coding sequence TTGGTAAATCCTGTACTACTTACTGTTGACGATGATCCCGGAGTTTTACGAGTAATAGAGCGAGATCTTCGACACGAGTATGGCGATCGCTTTCGGGTACTACGAGCCGACTCTGGTGCAAACGCTTTGAGAGTATTGCAACAGGTAAAATTACGTAATGAGACAGTGGCGCTCTGTGTGGTAGACCAGCGGATGCCACAAATGTCGGGTGTGCAGTTCCTTGAACAGGCTATGCAAATTTTCCCGTCTGCAAAACGAGTTTTATTAACAGCTTATGCGGACACTGATGCTGCCATCTCTGCAATCAATACAGCCAAGATTGATTACTATCTTCTCAAACCGTGGGAACCGCCACAAGATCTTCTCTATCCAGTTCTTAGCGACTTACTAGACGATTGGGTTTCGTCATACCGCCCACCCTTTGAAGGTATCCGGATTATTAGCTCTCGTTGGTCGCCCAAGTGCCATCACATTAAAGACTTCTTAGCCCGCAATCATGTGCCTTATCAGTGGCTAGATATTGAGACAGATGAAGAGGCGCGTCAATGGCTGACTTATAGTCAATGTAATATTACACACCTACCACTAGTAATATGTCCTGACGGTTCATATCTCACACAGCCAACCCACCCCGAAATTGCTGAAAAAATCGGGTTGAGGATGCACGCCCAAATGCCCTTTTATGATTTGGCGATCGTGGGCGCTGGCCCGGCTGGTTTGGCAGCCGCAGTCTATGGAGCCTCTGAAGGTTTACGCACAGTGTTAATTGAAAAAGAGGCTCCAGGGGGACAAGCAGGAACAAGTTCTCGGATCGAAAACTATTTAGGCTTTCCTCAAGGAATTGCTGGATCGGAATTAGCTCGCCGCGCCGTTACTCAAGCGAAACGATTCGGGGTAGAGTTTCTCTCACCTCAAGAAGTAATTGACATTCGCTTGCAAGATTCTTATCGGATCGTCAAGCTTAAAGACGGGACAGAATTAAGCTGTTACGCATTGTTGATTTCCACAGGTGTCTCATATCGCAAGCTTGATGTACCTGGAATTGAGGATCTGACTGGGGCTGGTGTGTACTACGGTGCAGCAATGACCGAAGCACTCTCCTGTCAAAATGAAGATGTTTATGTAGTTGGCGGAGCTAACTCCGCCGGACAGGCTGCGGTATACATCTCTAAGTACGCTCGCCATGTGACTATGTTGGTACGAGGCAATTCACTGGCTACAAGTATGTCAAAGTACTTGATAGACCAAATTTTAGCAACAGACAATATTACAGTACGGTTTCACTCGCACATCGTTGAGGTTCATGGTCAGACTAACCTTGAAGCAGTTACGATCGCTAACACGAAAACTCACGGGCAAGAAACCATTCCCACAAAGTTGCTATTCATTTTAATTGGCGCGAGACCACACACTGATTGGCTAGATGGGACTGTAGAGAGAGACGAACAAGGATTTATTATCACCGGGCCGAGCCTGATACACAATAAACAATGTTCAAAGCTATGGAAACTCGATCGCGAACCCTTCCTGCTTGAATCCAGTGTACCAGGCATCTTTGTGGCTGGAGATGTGCGTAACGGCTCTGTGAAGCGAGTTGCTTCTGGGGTTGGAGAGGGTGCGATCGCAATTCAGTTTATCCATCAATATCTAAGTAAGGTGTAA
- a CDS encoding SDR family oxidoreductase, with protein MSKLILITGISKGLGYAMTEGFIQQGYTVIGCARSSDAIDKIRQKFSAPNDFTSVDVANEQLVEKWAEHILNKYEPPDIVINNAAITNYPAPLWEIPSEEFSDLIDINIKGVANIIRHFVPAMVKKKRGIIVNFSSGWGRSTSAQVAPYCASKWAIEGLTRSLAQELPNGMAAIPLNPGIIHTDMLSISFGEEAANYTPVSDWVLKAVPFILNLKPKDNGIPLTIS; from the coding sequence ATGAGTAAGCTCATCCTAATTACAGGCATAAGCAAAGGTTTAGGTTATGCGATGACCGAGGGTTTTATTCAACAGGGCTATACTGTTATTGGTTGCGCCCGTTCATCAGATGCAATCGATAAAATACGCCAAAAGTTTAGTGCGCCCAATGATTTCACATCTGTAGATGTAGCAAATGAACAGCTTGTAGAAAAATGGGCAGAACATATACTGAACAAGTATGAACCGCCAGATATAGTGATAAATAATGCGGCAATTACTAATTATCCAGCACCTTTGTGGGAAATACCATCTGAAGAATTTTCGGATCTTATAGATATCAATATAAAAGGAGTAGCGAATATAATTCGCCATTTCGTACCAGCAATGGTGAAAAAGAAACGGGGTATTATTGTTAACTTTAGTTCTGGTTGGGGACGTTCGACTTCAGCCCAAGTTGCACCATATTGTGCTTCTAAGTGGGCAATAGAAGGATTAACTCGTTCTTTGGCACAAGAATTGCCGAATGGTATGGCAGCTATACCCCTTAATCCAGGGATTATTCATACAGATATGCTTTCTATTAGCTTTGGAGAAGAAGCTGCTAATTATACACCCGTGTCCGATTGGGTACTGAAAGCTGTGCCATTTATTCTCAATTTAAAACCCAAAGATAACGGGATTCCCTTGACCATTTCATGA